Below is a genomic region from Streptomyces sp. RPA4-2.
GAGCCACGACCCCGGCACACCGGGCACCAGCACTCCGCACACGCCGAGCGCGATCACCACGCCGACCAGCAGGAGTTCCCACACTCCCATCTGTCCAGGGTGCCGGAGCGGACGGAGGACCGCAGGTCAGCCCCGGGCCACCCAGCCCTTCTCGTAGGCGTGCCAGCCCAGCTGCAGCCGGGTCGTCACGTCCGTCAGCTCCATCAGCCGCTTCACCCGGCGCTGGACGGTCCTCAGACCCAGATCGAGCTGTTTGGCCACGCTCGCGTCGGTCAGCCCGGCCAGCAGCAGCGAGAGGATCTCCAGATCGGTGCCGTCCGGGCCGTCCGGCCCCTGTTCCTCGAAGCCCCGGCTGCCCAGCCGCAGCGGTAGCGCGTCCCGCCACACCGACTCGAACAGGCCCGACAGCAGCTCCAGCAGCCCGCTGGCGTGCACGACCAGCGCGGCGGGCTGGGCGGTGTGGGAGGTGTGGGAGGTGAGCGGCACCATCGCGAGGGTCCGGTCGGCGATCACCAGTTTGGTCGGCACCTTGTCCCGCACCCGTACCTCTTCCTCGCGGCCGAGCGCGGCGGACAGCTCGGTGACACCGGCGGGCTGGTCGAGTACGGCGCGTTCGAGGACGACGCGGTAGCGGACGCCGCGCCCGGCCGCCTGCTCCTCCGCGTCGTTGTCCATTCCGGAGACCGCCACCGGGTTCCCGGTGACCAGGGCGCACACCTCCTCGCTCGCGCCGAGCTGGAGCTGCAGGAAGCGCTGGGTGACCGCCGCCGCGCCGATCACCACCTCGACCAGGTCGTGGACGGCGGGTTCGGTGGCCTGCGCGCGGTACTCCTCGGCGAGCAGCGCGGCCGCCAGTTCCGCCTTGTCCAGCTCGTGCCGCTGCTGGGTGAGCAGCGCGCCGAGCGCGACCCCCGGAGGCGCCGCGACCCAGCGTCCCGGCCGCGCCGACGACTGGGCCGCGAGTCCGTGCCGTTCGAGCCGGCGCAGGGCGCGTTCGGTGTCGTACTCGCCGAGCGTGAGCCGGCGTGCGAGATCGGGCACGTCCGCGGCGCCCACGGACACCAGTGCCCGGTACGCCGACTCGTGCGTCTCGTCCAGACCTATCGCTCCCAGCATGCGGCGATGCCCTCCCCAGGTTCCGTTCCGGCCGGGCCGTGGCGGAAACCGGCCACGGCGCAAACCCGCCTCGGCACATCATCGCCGCAGCACCCGCAACTCTGCCAAGCTCACGTCACCGGGGCACCGGTCACCGCCGGTGGAGGCCTGCCGGGAATCCCAGGGAAGTCCCGGCGGAGTTCCAGGGAAGTCCCGGGCAAGTCCCAGGGAAGCAGGTCGCGCTCAGGGGTGAATCCGGCCGACCTGAACGGCGCGTCGGCGGGCCGGACCGTGGTGCGGGCCGGTGAGGTGCGCGGGACCCGGTCATCCAGTCGCCGCCGGGCGGTTCTCCCGTGGGGGGTGGGATCGTCCGGCGGTTTCTCCCGAACCTCCTTTGCCCGCGCCGTTGTTCGAGATTTCGAAGGCTGGGCGTTCAGTGGACCGGTCGGGTGGCCGGATTTCCGGATGCCCCGTTTTCAACCGGCTCCCGCGGTGACAATTAGGGGCATGAGCCAGCAGGGGGAGAGCCGCACCGGTCACGAGGACGATTGGTGGGGGCAGTTGTACGACGACTCCACCCAGGACACGGGGCCCGCCGTCGCGCCCGATTCCCTCGACGACCGGTTCGCGTCGGCCGCGGGGACGGTCGGGGCGGGTACGGCCGGGGCCGTGAGCCGGGGCGGGTTCCGCCGGCTGGTCGCAGACGCCGGAGCGTGACACCCCGCCACCGGGGGAGCCTCCCGCGCCGCCGGAGCGGCGCGGCGGCGGCTCGGGGCCCTGGCACGGCGCGTCGCGCCGCGGCGTGGCCCCCGGGCCGCTTCCGACCCGCCGCTCCGGGACGACCCCGCACGCGGGCGGGCCCCCTGGGAACCGCCGCGGGCCGATCCTCCGACACCCTTCACCCCGCCCGCGCCCGCTTCACCGTGGACGCCCAAGGATTCGTCCGCGCCCGCCGATCCGCCGAGGCCCGCCGATCCGCCCGTATCCGTCGGGCCGTCGGCGCCGGCCGCCCCGCCCGTGTCCGCCGGACCATGGGCAGGCGCCGACGCGTCGGCCCCCGTCGGTCCGTCCGGGCTTGTCGGTCCGCCGGCCCCCGCCGATCCGCCGGCATCTGCCGGGCTGTCGGCGCCCGCTGCCGCGCCTGCGTCCGCGGACCCGTGGGCAGGTGCTGGTTCGTCCGCGTCCATCGGTTCGTCCGGGTCCGCCGGTCCGTCCGCGCCCGCTGATCCGCCGGCACCGGCCGGTCCGCCGAGGCCCGCTGATCCGCTTTAAGCGTCCGCCCGCCCATGGGCAGGTGCCGATTCGTCCGCCCCCGTCGATTCGTCCGCGTCCGCCGGTCCGTCCGCGCCTCCCGATCCGCCGAGGCCCGCCGCCCCACCGCCGCCCGCCGGTCCGTCCGCGCCCGCGGCCTTCCCGCTCGGGCCGACGCCTCCGGGGTACCGAGCCGAGGTTCC
It encodes:
- a CDS encoding LuxR family transcriptional regulator, coding for MLGAIGLDETHESAYRALVSVGAADVPDLARRLTLGEYDTERALRRLERHGLAAQSSARPGRWVAAPPGVALGALLTQQRHELDKAELAAALLAEEYRAQATEPAVHDLVEVVIGAAAVTQRFLQLQLGASEEVCALVTGNPVAVSGMDNDAEEQAAGRGVRYRVVLERAVLDQPAGVTELSAALGREEEVRVRDKVPTKLVIADRTLAMVPLTSHTSHTAQPAALVVHASGLLELLSGLFESVWRDALPLRLGSRGFEEQGPDGPDGTDLEILSLLLAGLTDASVAKQLDLGLRTVQRRVKRLMELTDVTTRLQLGWHAYEKGWVARG